The Carnobacterium mobile DSM 4848 genome includes a window with the following:
- a CDS encoding endonuclease MutS2: MNKKIFQTLEFTKIIQALARFTASELGKEQAMELKPSTSLSDIEKWQDETEDGATILRIRGGMPIPKLQNVQPHLKRLEIGAALNGLEIAQIGRILRTTSEINRFFETLKEAGIELNTLYQLAERFVTTPQLNQRIRESVEEDGRVLDDASATLKGIRTGIKRGENAIREKLDSLIRGKSAQYLTDAVVTMRNDRYVIPVKPEHRNRFGGVVHDQSSTGQTLFIEPQAVVDLNNRLRQLQIEERQEIERILAELSNEIAPYGNEILNNMFLLGKLDFIGAKASYGKSIEATRPAISETNEVRLLSARHPMLDPAVVVANDILIGGDYQAIVITGPNTGGKTIILKTLGLLQLMGQAGLQLPVAEGSQMGLFTEVFADIGDEQSIEQSLSTFSSHMTNIVSILDKIDEKSLVILDELGAGTDPQEGAALAIAILDQIGAVGSYVMVTSHYPELKAYGYNRPATINASMEFNVDTLSPTYRLLIGVPGRSNAFEISKRLGLKSEIIDSASQLIDSESQDLNEMISDLENRRKMAETEYLEVRHYVTEAEQLHVDLQTAVQQFYGEREDLLKKAREKANTIVEETEEEANKIITDLRKKQLEMPYGNAIKEHELIDAKTHLAQMRHEEALAKNKVLKKAKKQQNFKVGDDVQVTSFGQKGVLLEKADNNQWVVQMGMLKMKIKESDLTVVAPEKEPSRRMSATVQSASSSHVSPQLDLRGERYENALADLDSYLDAALLANYPQVTIVHGKGTGALRQGVTEALKKHRSVKSFHYAPANQGGNGATIVEFKA; encoded by the coding sequence ATGAATAAGAAAATATTTCAAACATTGGAGTTCACTAAAATCATCCAAGCATTAGCTCGTTTTACGGCTTCTGAATTGGGAAAAGAACAAGCAATGGAATTGAAACCTTCTACTTCTTTGTCGGATATTGAAAAATGGCAAGATGAAACAGAAGACGGGGCCACTATTTTACGTATACGAGGCGGTATGCCGATTCCTAAATTGCAAAATGTTCAACCCCATTTAAAACGCTTGGAAATCGGGGCAGCCTTAAATGGTTTAGAAATAGCTCAAATTGGGAGAATATTGCGCACAACTTCAGAGATAAATCGTTTTTTTGAGACTTTAAAAGAAGCTGGAATCGAATTAAATACCCTCTATCAATTAGCAGAGAGATTCGTTACTACGCCTCAGTTAAATCAACGAATACGTGAATCAGTTGAAGAAGATGGACGTGTATTAGACGATGCCAGCGCAACATTGAAAGGTATCCGAACAGGAATCAAACGTGGAGAAAACGCAATCCGTGAAAAATTAGATAGTTTGATTCGCGGAAAAAGCGCCCAATATTTGACCGATGCAGTTGTTACGATGCGGAATGACCGCTATGTTATTCCAGTAAAGCCTGAGCACCGGAATCGTTTTGGCGGGGTTGTTCATGATCAAAGTTCGACGGGACAAACCTTGTTTATTGAACCACAAGCTGTTGTAGATTTAAATAATCGATTACGTCAGTTGCAGATCGAGGAACGGCAAGAAATTGAACGCATTTTAGCTGAATTATCAAATGAGATTGCACCATACGGCAATGAGATTTTGAATAATATGTTTTTACTTGGAAAATTGGATTTTATTGGAGCAAAAGCGAGTTATGGTAAAAGCATTGAAGCAACTCGGCCGGCAATCAGTGAAACCAATGAAGTCAGGTTGCTGAGTGCACGTCATCCAATGTTGGACCCTGCTGTTGTGGTAGCTAATGACATCTTAATAGGCGGCGATTACCAAGCTATTGTGATCACTGGTCCAAATACAGGTGGGAAAACCATTATTTTAAAAACATTAGGCTTATTGCAATTAATGGGACAAGCAGGTTTACAGCTGCCAGTAGCAGAAGGCAGTCAAATGGGCTTATTTACCGAAGTCTTTGCTGATATTGGTGATGAACAGTCAATTGAACAAAGCCTAAGTACCTTTTCTTCGCATATGACCAATATTGTTTCAATTTTAGATAAAATTGATGAAAAGAGTTTAGTGATTTTAGATGAATTAGGAGCCGGCACAGACCCTCAAGAAGGAGCAGCTTTAGCGATAGCCATTTTAGACCAGATTGGAGCAGTTGGAAGTTATGTGATGGTCACTTCTCATTATCCTGAACTAAAAGCCTATGGATACAATCGTCCTGCAACCATTAATGCTAGTATGGAGTTCAATGTAGACACATTAAGTCCGACTTATCGTTTATTGATCGGGGTACCGGGACGCAGTAATGCTTTTGAGATATCTAAACGATTGGGCTTGAAGTCAGAAATCATTGATTCAGCTAGTCAATTGATTGATAGTGAGAGTCAAGACTTAAATGAAATGATCAGTGATTTAGAAAACCGACGAAAAATGGCAGAAACAGAATACCTTGAAGTTCGTCATTATGTCACGGAAGCAGAACAGCTTCATGTGGATTTGCAAACAGCCGTTCAACAATTTTATGGTGAACGCGAGGATTTATTAAAAAAAGCGCGTGAAAAAGCCAATACAATTGTTGAGGAAACAGAAGAAGAAGCAAATAAGATCATTACTGATTTACGTAAAAAGCAATTGGAAATGCCTTATGGGAATGCGATCAAAGAGCATGAATTAATCGATGCTAAAACACATCTTGCTCAGATGCGGCACGAAGAAGCATTAGCTAAAAATAAAGTTTTAAAAAAAGCGAAAAAACAGCAGAATTTTAAAGTCGGTGATGATGTTCAAGTGACGTCTTTTGGACAAAAAGGCGTCTTATTGGAAAAAGCCGACAATAATCAGTGGGTCGTTCAAATGGGAATGCTAAAAATGAAAATTAAAGAAAGTGATTTGACTGTAGTAGCTCCTGAAAAAGAACCGTCCCGCCGAATGTCAGCTACCGTCCAATCGGCTTCATCTAGTCATGTTTCCCCTCAATTAGATTTACGGGGAGAACGTTATGAGAATGCTTTAGCAGACTTGGACAGTTACCTGGATGCAGCTTTATTAGCGAATTATCCACAAGTTACGATTGTACATGGTAAAGGTACCGGAGCTTTGAGACAAGGGGTGACGGAAGCGTTGAAAAAACATCGCTCTGTCAAAAGTTTCCATTATGCTCCTGCAAATCAAGGTGGAAACGGCGCAACGATTGTAGAGTTTAAAGCATAA
- a CDS encoding CvpA family protein, with amino-acid sequence MSIAIIIILALGIYGGARRGLVLQLVMTIGYAVSYVVAAQYYKTLGSHLELLIPYPAASEGSHFQFYNQAIGFSLDHAFYNGIAFLLILFIGWLITRFMGGLLNSLTFIPVLKQVNTIGGALLAFLVTYVGIFLVLTVLTMLPIDSIQSAFGHSRVAQMIVENTPVFSNQIYNWWIETVI; translated from the coding sequence ATGTCAATAGCAATAATAATTATCTTAGCACTAGGGATCTATGGCGGGGCTAGAAGAGGATTAGTTCTACAACTTGTAATGACGATTGGTTATGCAGTTTCTTATGTTGTAGCTGCCCAATACTATAAAACGTTGGGTTCGCATTTAGAGTTGCTGATACCATATCCTGCAGCCTCTGAAGGAAGTCACTTCCAATTTTATAATCAAGCAATAGGGTTCAGTCTGGATCATGCTTTTTATAATGGCATTGCCTTTCTCTTGATTTTATTCATCGGATGGCTTATAACGCGGTTTATGGGCGGATTGTTGAATTCATTAACGTTTATACCGGTATTAAAACAAGTAAATACAATAGGAGGCGCTTTGTTAGCCTTTTTGGTGACTTACGTAGGCATCTTTTTAGTGTTGACTGTATTAACCATGTTGCCAATTGATTCGATTCAATCTGCTTTCGGTCATAGTCGAGTAGCTCAAATGATTGTGGAAAACACACCTGTTTTTTCAAACCAAATTTATAATTGGTGGATCGAAACGGTTATTTAA
- a CDS encoding cell division protein ZapA produces MSQGKIRYKATIAGKSYTIIGARPEAHLKMVAETVDEQMRQIENLSKDLDPERRAVLAAVNAVSDQYEMQIKLAKLEKKVHELESQLKQIQN; encoded by the coding sequence ATGTCTCAAGGTAAAATTCGTTATAAAGCAACCATTGCAGGAAAATCCTACACGATCATTGGTGCAAGACCTGAAGCACATTTAAAAATGGTAGCCGAGACGGTAGATGAGCAGATGCGTCAAATCGAAAATTTATCTAAGGATTTAGATCCAGAAAGACGTGCTGTATTAGCAGCTGTTAATGCAGTTTCTGATCAATACGAAATGCAGATAAAATTGGCGAAATTAGAGAAAAAAGTACACGAGTTAGAGTCTCAGTTAAAACAAATTCAGAACTAA
- the rnhC gene encoding ribonuclease HIII has product MANEVLTVSPKILKEMKSYYQNYLKSTTPPGGNFAAKKAAVNITAYNSGKVLFQGHSAQQEAALWASKATNKPTKKSSSNGSTLNTPLPAGFRNWSVIGSDEVGNGSYFGPLSVVAAYVDQSQLPLLKELGVRDSKDMKDAEIITVAKDLITFLPYSLLNVMPQKYNAIQPTMTQGKMKAVLHNQALGHVLMKIQPVTPDAILIDQFELPATYFKHIQDQPQKIKDAVYFQTKGEGHHLAVAAASIIARYAFLNSLDELTAEAKLKIPSGAGNNVDLVAAKLLKRGGLSLLGKYAKLHFANTEKAKKIAGFSN; this is encoded by the coding sequence ATGGCAAATGAAGTTTTAACAGTTTCACCTAAAATACTAAAAGAAATGAAAAGCTATTATCAAAACTACTTAAAATCAACTACTCCGCCTGGAGGTAATTTTGCTGCAAAAAAAGCAGCAGTCAACATCACCGCTTACAACTCCGGAAAAGTTTTGTTTCAAGGACATTCAGCACAACAGGAAGCAGCACTTTGGGCAAGTAAAGCGACGAATAAACCAACGAAAAAAAGCAGCAGTAACGGTTCTACACTTAATACCCCTCTACCAGCAGGATTTCGCAATTGGTCGGTTATTGGCAGTGATGAGGTTGGAAATGGCAGTTACTTTGGACCTTTATCGGTAGTAGCTGCTTATGTTGATCAATCACAACTGCCTTTATTGAAAGAATTAGGTGTCCGCGACTCAAAAGATATGAAAGATGCTGAAATTATAACAGTCGCAAAAGACTTGATTACTTTTTTACCGTATAGTTTGCTCAATGTCATGCCGCAAAAATACAACGCTATCCAGCCGACTATGACTCAAGGTAAAATGAAAGCTGTTCTTCATAATCAAGCTTTAGGCCATGTACTGATGAAGATTCAGCCAGTTACACCTGATGCAATTTTAATTGATCAATTTGAATTACCCGCTACTTATTTTAAGCACATTCAAGACCAGCCGCAAAAAATCAAAGATGCTGTTTACTTTCAGACTAAAGGCGAAGGCCATCACCTTGCTGTTGCCGCAGCTTCTATCATTGCTCGTTATGCATTTTTAAATAGTTTAGATGAATTAACAGCTGAAGCTAAACTGAAAATTCCTTCTGGAGCAGGAAACAATGTTGATTTAGTCGCTGCTAAGTTATTAAAGAGAGGCGGCTTATCTTTATTGGGAAAATACGCTAAGCTTCATTTTGCTAATACCGAAAAAGCTAAAAAAATTGCTGGTTTTTCAAATTAA
- a CDS encoding APC family permease → MNEGHLKKEVTGLTALTVVVGTVIGAGIFFKPTAVSSATGAPGLTLLAWLIGGIITIAGGLTVAEIGTIYPETGGMMIYLEKVYGRWLGFLVGWAQMIVYYPANIGALAIIFATQVGSLFLLSDQYIVPIAIVTAIFVMVINFMGTKYSGRIQTTATILKLIPIAVIIVAGLCYPGGGSVRLIPFSVSSHPVASSLGSALVATLFAYDGWINVGALAGEMKNPAKMLPRVIVGGLSIVMAVYLMINVAYLFVLDSSQLAATDTPAALVAAHLFGGIGGKLVTAGILISVFGGMNGYAISGIRIPYVLATQKLLPFSGWFSKISPKTNIPINGGLVILIISIVMILTGQFNQLTDLIIFVIWIFITLTFIAVLILRKTQPDIERPYRVPFYPIIPLIAIFGGFYIIVNTLIVQPQNAFLGLVLTLAGIPIYLFCSKRKD, encoded by the coding sequence ATGAATGAAGGGCATTTAAAAAAAGAAGTAACGGGTTTAACGGCTTTGACAGTAGTAGTAGGGACAGTTATTGGAGCAGGCATTTTTTTTAAACCAACAGCTGTAAGCAGCGCAACGGGAGCGCCTGGACTAACGTTGCTTGCTTGGCTTATCGGTGGGATCATTACGATCGCAGGTGGGCTAACCGTTGCAGAAATAGGAACCATTTATCCTGAAACCGGCGGAATGATGATTTATTTAGAAAAAGTATATGGACGCTGGCTTGGCTTTTTAGTCGGCTGGGCTCAAATGATTGTTTATTATCCAGCCAATATCGGTGCTTTAGCTATTATATTTGCAACACAAGTCGGCAGTTTGTTTTTATTATCAGACCAGTATATTGTTCCTATTGCCATTGTGACAGCTATCTTTGTGATGGTCATCAATTTTATGGGAACCAAGTATAGTGGTCGGATTCAAACTACGGCAACTATTTTAAAATTGATTCCAATCGCTGTCATTATTGTGGCAGGTTTATGTTATCCGGGAGGAGGAAGTGTTCGGTTAATCCCATTTTCAGTGTCAAGCCATCCAGTTGCATCTAGTTTAGGTTCTGCATTGGTAGCGACGTTGTTTGCTTATGACGGCTGGATCAACGTAGGAGCATTGGCAGGAGAAATGAAAAATCCTGCTAAAATGCTGCCTAGAGTGATCGTGGGAGGGCTGTCAATCGTGATGGCGGTTTATTTAATGATCAACGTCGCTTATTTATTCGTCTTGGATAGTTCGCAACTTGCAGCTACTGATACACCTGCTGCTTTAGTTGCTGCGCATTTATTCGGCGGTATCGGAGGAAAACTAGTAACTGCGGGTATCTTGATTTCGGTCTTTGGCGGTATGAACGGCTATGCTATTTCAGGCATCCGTATCCCTTATGTACTGGCCACTCAAAAATTATTGCCATTTAGTGGGTGGTTCAGTAAAATAAGCCCGAAAACCAATATCCCTATAAATGGCGGATTGGTTATCTTGATTATTTCTATAGTGATGATTTTAACGGGACAGTTTAATCAATTAACAGATTTGATTATTTTCGTCATTTGGATATTTATTACGTTGACTTTTATAGCTGTCCTGATATTACGCAAAACTCAGCCGGATATAGAACGACCTTATCGAGTTCCTTTCTATCCAATCATTCCTCTGATTGCTATATTTGGCGGATTTTATATTATCGTCAATACCCTCATTGTGCAGCCGCAAAATGCATTTTTAGGTTTGGTTTTAACTCTAGCTGGTATTCCAATTTATTTATTTTGCAGTAAAAGAAAGGACTAA
- the pheT gene encoding phenylalanine--tRNA ligase subunit beta yields MNVSYQWLKEYLDLTDITPEELADKMSRTGIEVEDVAIPETGLKKIVVGYTAEVVDHPDSDHLHVCQVDIGEAELSQIVCGAPNIAAGQKVIVALPGSRITGNVKIKKGKMRGQVSNGMICSLEELGYSEKVVPKQYAEGIYVLPAEAVPGESVFPYLAMDDAILELSITPNRADALSMHGVAHEVGAIYNQKPYFKTYHLTEAADEKVEDYIKVAVENNLDTPSYTIRVIKNVKVEESPLWLQTKLMNAGIRPLNNVVDITNYILLEYGQPLHAFDYDRLHSKEILVRRAEKGEVLTTLDGKERNLSVENIVITNGEKPVALAGVMGGMDSEIQEDTINVALEAALFDPIAIRKTAKEFNLRSESSSRYEKGINHAAITTAGDHAAALITELAGGTVVSGRAVESTLEVKDALVSITLEKLNRSLGTEITTEEVMAIFDRLGFKVTETNGLFEVAVPPRRWDISIEADLVEEVARIYGYDHLPATLPVSEAIPGGLNDKQRLVRHTRHYLEGAGLSQAISYVLTTSEKAQQFMMRKSDMTRVEWPMSEDHSTLRMNLVSGLLDNTSYNSARKNTNVALYEIGHVFYKEGDRVLPVEEDHLAGVLTGSLVNDNWQGKAAKVNFFDMKGILEGLFATYGLTDPVSFVAASDHEGMHPGRTATIYLGEEEIGFAGQIHPLRAKAYELKETYAFELNLQAIADAAKHPTIYAGIPKYPGMTRDVALLVDETVTNQELTELILEKGGKFLTNVRLFDIYQGDNIETGKKSLAYTLSYLNPIDTLVEEEVTKAFEKVIKALIETYQAVVR; encoded by the coding sequence ATGAACGTATCTTATCAGTGGTTAAAAGAATATTTAGACTTAACAGATATTACACCTGAGGAACTGGCAGACAAGATGTCTCGTACAGGTATTGAAGTTGAAGATGTGGCTATTCCAGAAACAGGCTTGAAAAAAATTGTAGTAGGCTATACTGCAGAAGTAGTGGATCATCCCGATTCTGATCATTTGCATGTTTGCCAAGTCGACATCGGCGAAGCAGAATTGTCGCAAATCGTATGTGGAGCACCGAATATTGCTGCAGGACAAAAAGTCATTGTAGCTTTACCCGGCTCAAGAATCACCGGAAACGTTAAAATCAAAAAAGGCAAAATGCGCGGACAAGTTTCAAATGGCATGATCTGTTCTTTGGAAGAGCTGGGTTATTCTGAAAAAGTGGTACCGAAACAATATGCGGAAGGGATTTACGTTTTGCCGGCAGAAGCTGTTCCGGGAGAAAGTGTGTTTCCTTATTTGGCAATGGACGACGCCATTTTAGAGTTGTCGATCACACCTAATCGAGCAGATGCTTTAAGTATGCATGGAGTAGCTCATGAAGTGGGAGCAATCTACAATCAAAAACCTTACTTCAAAACCTATCATTTGACAGAAGCAGCTGATGAAAAAGTTGAGGATTATATTAAAGTAGCTGTTGAAAACAACTTAGACACACCAAGTTATACCATTCGAGTGATTAAAAATGTAAAAGTAGAAGAAAGTCCATTATGGTTACAAACGAAATTAATGAATGCTGGTATTCGTCCATTGAACAATGTCGTGGATATTACGAATTACATTCTATTAGAGTATGGCCAACCGCTGCATGCATTTGACTATGACAGATTACATTCTAAAGAAATCTTAGTTCGCCGAGCTGAAAAAGGTGAAGTATTAACAACGTTAGACGGAAAAGAACGCAACTTGTCTGTTGAAAATATTGTGATTACTAATGGTGAAAAACCGGTTGCTTTAGCTGGAGTCATGGGCGGAATGGACTCAGAAATTCAAGAAGACACCATAAATGTCGCACTTGAAGCGGCTTTATTCGATCCGATCGCGATTCGCAAAACGGCGAAAGAATTCAATTTGCGCAGCGAATCTAGTTCACGTTATGAAAAAGGCATCAACCATGCTGCTATCACAACAGCCGGAGACCATGCAGCTGCTTTGATAACAGAGTTAGCAGGCGGCACGGTAGTATCAGGACGAGCTGTTGAAAGCACTCTTGAAGTGAAAGATGCGCTAGTCAGCATTACATTGGAAAAATTGAACCGCTCTTTGGGAACTGAAATCACGACTGAAGAAGTGATGGCGATTTTTGATCGTCTTGGTTTTAAAGTAACTGAAACAAATGGGTTATTTGAGGTAGCTGTTCCGCCGCGCCGCTGGGATATTTCAATCGAAGCTGATTTGGTAGAAGAAGTAGCGCGTATTTATGGCTACGATCATTTACCGGCAACTTTACCAGTATCGGAAGCTATTCCTGGAGGATTAAATGACAAACAACGTTTAGTACGTCATACAAGACATTATTTGGAAGGTGCAGGATTGTCACAAGCGATCAGCTACGTTTTGACAACTTCTGAGAAAGCTCAACAATTCATGATGCGCAAAAGTGATATGACTCGCGTAGAATGGCCAATGAGTGAAGATCACAGTACACTGCGGATGAATTTAGTCAGTGGTTTACTGGATAATACTAGCTACAATAGTGCTCGAAAAAATACAAACGTTGCACTTTATGAGATTGGTCATGTTTTTTATAAAGAGGGAGATCGTGTATTGCCCGTAGAAGAGGATCATTTAGCGGGTGTTTTAACAGGTTCTTTAGTGAACGATAATTGGCAGGGAAAAGCAGCTAAAGTGAATTTCTTTGATATGAAAGGAATTCTTGAAGGATTGTTTGCCACGTATGGATTAACTGATCCTGTGTCTTTTGTGGCAGCTAGCGATCATGAAGGCATGCACCCTGGACGTACCGCAACAATTTATCTTGGCGAAGAAGAAATCGGCTTTGCAGGACAAATCCATCCTTTAAGAGCGAAAGCATATGAATTGAAAGAAACTTATGCATTTGAATTGAATTTACAGGCTATCGCAGATGCAGCGAAACATCCGACGATTTATGCTGGTATTCCAAAATACCCAGGAATGACACGCGATGTGGCCTTATTAGTGGATGAAACAGTAACAAATCAAGAATTGACCGAATTGATCCTTGAAAAAGGCGGGAAATTTTTAACAAATGTACGGCTATTTGATATTTACCAAGGAGATAATATTGAAACAGGTAAAAAATCTCTTGCTTACACATTGTCTTATTTAAATCCAATAGATACACTAGTTGAAGAGGAAGTTACTAAGGCATTTGAGAAAGTAATCAAAGCTTTAATCGAAACGTACCAAGCGGTAGTCAGATAA
- the pheS gene encoding phenylalanine--tRNA ligase subunit alpha: protein MQIKDKLDTLKKEALEKISAAAELAKLDQVRVAYLGKKGPITEILRGMKDLSAEERPVVGSIANEIRDAIAVAIEERKSVLEMEKINHDLANEAIDVTLPGNPVPEGQSHVLTQIMEEIEDLFISMGYQIIEGPEVEEDSYNFERMNLPKNHPARDMQDTFYITDDILLRTHTSPVQARTMDTHDFSKGPLKMISPGKVYRRDSDDATHSHQFHQIEGLVISKGVTMADLKGTLEVFAKKLFGAEREIRLRPSYFPFTEPSVEVDVSCFKCGGKGCNVCKHTGWIEILGAGMVHPNVLEMSGIDAAEYSGFAFGLGPDRVAMLKYGIDDIRHFYQNDIRFLNQFKVKE from the coding sequence ATGCAGATAAAAGATAAATTAGATACATTAAAAAAAGAAGCACTGGAAAAAATTTCAGCAGCTGCAGAGTTGGCGAAGTTGGATCAAGTGCGCGTTGCTTATCTAGGCAAAAAAGGTCCCATTACTGAAATTCTTCGAGGAATGAAAGATCTTTCAGCTGAAGAACGGCCGGTCGTCGGCTCGATTGCTAATGAAATCAGAGATGCCATTGCCGTTGCGATAGAGGAACGAAAAAGTGTATTAGAAATGGAAAAAATCAATCATGATTTAGCTAACGAAGCTATTGATGTGACATTACCGGGAAATCCAGTACCTGAAGGTCAGTCGCATGTATTGACTCAAATCATGGAAGAAATTGAAGATTTATTTATCAGTATGGGTTATCAAATCATTGAGGGACCTGAAGTAGAAGAAGACAGTTACAATTTCGAGCGGATGAATTTGCCAAAAAATCACCCAGCCCGTGATATGCAAGATACTTTCTATATTACGGATGACATTTTATTGCGGACGCATACCTCTCCGGTACAAGCAAGAACAATGGACACACATGATTTTTCTAAAGGCCCGCTAAAAATGATTAGTCCAGGGAAAGTTTATCGCCGCGACAGTGACGACGCGACTCACTCACACCAATTCCATCAAATCGAAGGTTTGGTTATTTCAAAAGGCGTAACAATGGCGGATTTAAAAGGCACATTGGAAGTTTTTGCGAAAAAATTGTTTGGTGCAGAACGTGAAATCCGATTGCGTCCTAGCTACTTCCCTTTTACTGAACCTTCTGTTGAAGTGGATGTTAGTTGTTTTAAATGTGGCGGAAAAGGCTGTAACGTCTGTAAGCACACAGGTTGGATCGAAATACTGGGCGCCGGAATGGTTCACCCGAATGTGTTGGAAATGTCAGGAATTGATGCAGCTGAATACAGCGGATTTGCGTTTGGTTTAGGACCAGACCGTGTGGCAATGTTGAAATATGGGATTGATGATATCCGTCATTTTTATCAAAATGATATACGATTCTTAAATCAATTCAAAGTAAAGGAGTAG
- a CDS encoding winged helix-turn-helix transcriptional regulator yields the protein MTVKDVNQEISCETRQREICPKFEHTFSILGKKWMGLIIDVLLEGPQRFKDIAATIPNVSDRVLVERLKELEQEGLVTRTVDPKATMRVAYSLTKKGEDLRSVMYEIQNWADEWICVKKD from the coding sequence ATGACAGTAAAAGATGTGAACCAAGAGATCAGCTGTGAAACTAGACAAAGAGAAATTTGTCCAAAGTTCGAACACACTTTTTCTATTTTAGGGAAAAAATGGATGGGTCTAATCATCGATGTATTGTTAGAAGGCCCTCAACGTTTTAAAGATATTGCAGCAACTATTCCCAATGTTAGTGATCGTGTATTAGTGGAACGCTTAAAAGAGTTGGAACAAGAAGGACTGGTAACACGGACAGTCGATCCGAAAGCAACGATGCGTGTTGCTTACAGTTTGACTAAAAAAGGCGAAGATTTAAGATCAGTGATGTATGAAATACAAAATTGGGCGGATGAATGGATCTGCGTAAAGAAAGATTAA
- a CDS encoding HD domain-containing protein, which yields MEPKWKQDLEYVALIEDLLNCEEVQKLNDYTQHHFTTRLEHSISVSYLSYRIAKRYGWDAKATARAGLLHDLFYYDWRTTKFDEGTHAYVHPRMACENAKKITELSELECDIIIKHMWLATVALPKYKESYVVTFVDKYCAVKEVAVPLSNKVHHRMKNILARFKPAEA from the coding sequence ATCGAACCAAAATGGAAACAAGACTTAGAATACGTTGCTTTAATTGAAGACTTGCTTAATTGCGAAGAAGTTCAAAAGCTGAATGACTACACACAACATCATTTCACGACGCGTCTAGAACACTCAATTAGCGTATCTTATCTTAGTTATCGTATTGCCAAACGATATGGCTGGGATGCAAAAGCAACTGCACGTGCTGGCTTACTTCATGACTTGTTCTACTATGATTGGAGAACCACAAAATTTGATGAAGGAACTCATGCTTATGTTCATCCGCGGATGGCTTGTGAAAATGCCAAAAAGATAACTGAGCTGAGCGAGTTGGAATGTGACATTATCATTAAACACATGTGGTTAGCAACTGTAGCTTTACCTAAGTATAAAGAAAGCTATGTGGTTACTTTTGTTGATAAGTATTGTGCAGTAAAAGAAGTTGCTGTGCCGTTATCAAATAAAGTCCATCATCGAATGAAAAATATCTTAGCACGATTTAAACCAGCAGAAGCTTAA
- a CDS encoding TrmH family RNA methyltransferase: MEKIVSAKNERVKQWKKLQTKKGREKAAAYLIEGFHLIDEASKNNAVILELIISEDNGDSEKIPDLDEKTVLVSRDISKQLSETETPQGIFAVIEKESTPETPILDKPYLFLDNVQDPGNLGTMIRTADAAGFGGVVLGKGTVDLYNSKVIRSMQGSHFHLPIFQGDLMEWFDLFQKENIPVYGTELNEAAVVYREIQPQPVFAVVMGNEGNGMRKELLEKTTKNLYIPIKGQAESLNVAVAAGILMFALIK, encoded by the coding sequence ATGGAAAAAATTGTATCAGCTAAAAATGAACGTGTGAAGCAATGGAAAAAATTACAAACAAAAAAAGGTCGTGAAAAAGCGGCTGCTTACTTAATTGAAGGGTTTCATTTAATCGATGAGGCAAGCAAAAATAATGCAGTTATTCTAGAATTGATCATTAGTGAAGACAATGGAGATTCTGAAAAAATTCCTGATTTGGACGAAAAAACAGTTCTTGTATCGCGCGATATCTCTAAACAATTGAGTGAAACAGAAACACCACAAGGGATTTTTGCAGTGATAGAAAAAGAAAGCACGCCTGAAACACCTATTTTAGACAAGCCCTACTTATTCTTAGATAACGTTCAAGATCCGGGCAACTTGGGAACGATGATCCGTACAGCTGATGCAGCTGGTTTCGGCGGGGTAGTATTAGGTAAAGGAACAGTTGATTTATATAACAGTAAAGTAATTCGTTCTATGCAAGGCAGTCATTTTCATTTACCGATTTTTCAAGGTGATTTAATGGAGTGGTTTGATTTATTTCAAAAAGAAAATATTCCAGTATATGGAACAGAATTAAATGAAGCAGCAGTTGTTTACCGGGAGATCCAACCTCAACCTGTGTTTGCTGTAGTGATGGGAAATGAAGGAAATGGAATGCGCAAAGAATTATTAGAGAAAACTACAAAAAATCTCTATATCCCTATAAAAGGACAAGCTGAATCATTAAATGTAGCAGTGGCAGCTGGGATTTTGATGTTTGCTTTAATAAAATAA